CTCGTCCTCGGGCACGGCACCCCGCCGTACCCCGGATACGCCGAGTGCGCCGAGCAGTTGGTGACCTTCGACGGGCCGTGGAGCGACTACCGCTTCTCGCAGACCGCCGAGTGGACCGCGGACCATCCGCCCGAGCGTTTCTGCCACTTCGTGCACGGTGTCCCGCGCGGCCATCTCGACGAGGCGCTGCGCGTCGCCCGCTGGCAGGGCGCGGCCACGATCTGGTTCACCGACCGCACGGACCACGGAGGCCGGAGGGCCCCCTGGGAGGGCCTGCCCGGCTACTGGGACGATATTGTCTCGCTGGTCGGAACAGGTGTCTCGGAATGAAGAAGGCCGTGGCAGTGTTACGGGGAGAACAACCGTAGTGATTGACCGACCAACGGAGTCCCCGTGTCGCTGCCACCCCTGGTCGAGCCAGCTCCTGAGCTCACCGTAGACGAGGTCCGCAGGTACTCCCGCCACCTGATCATCCCCGATGTGGGGATGGACGGGCAGAAGCGGCTGAAGAACGCCAAGGTGCTCTGTGTGGGCGCCGGCGGCCTGGGCTCGCCGGCGCTGATGTACATGGCCGCCGCGGGCGTCGGCACGCTCGGCATCGTGGAGTTCGACGAGGTCGACGAGTCGAACCTGCAACGCCAGGTCATCCACAGCCAGGCCGACATCGGCCGCTCCAAGGCAGAGTCCGCGCGTGACACCGTCAAGGGCATCAACCCGTACGTGAACGTGGTCCTTCACCAGGAGCGGCTCGAGGCCGACAACGTGATGGACATCTTCAGCCAGTACGACCTGATCGTCGACGGCACGGACAACTTCGCGACCCGCTACCTGGTCAACGACGCGTGCGTGCTGCTGAACAAGCCGTACGTGTGGGGTTCGATCTACCGCTTCGACGGCCAGGCCTCGGTGTTCTGGTCCGAGCACGGTCCCTGCTACCGCTGCCTCTACCCGGAGCCCCCGCCCCCCGGCATGGTCCCCTCCTGCGCCGAGGGCGGCGTGCTGGGCGTGCTGTGCGCGTCCATCGGCTCCATCCAGGTCAACGAGGCCATCAAGCTCCTCGCCGGCATCGGTGAGCCGCTGGTCGGCCGGCTGATGATCTACGACGCCCTGGAGATGCAGTACCGCCAGGTCAAGGTCCGCAAGGACCCCGACTGCGCGGTCTGCGGCGAGAACCCGACCGTCACGGAACTCATCGACTACGAGGCCTTCTGCGGCGTCGTCTCCGAGGAGGCCCAGGCGGCGGCGGCCGACTCCACGATCACTCCCAAGCAGCTCAAGGAGTGGATCGACGACGGCGAGAACATCGAGATCATCGATGTGCGCGAGCCGAACGAGTTCGAGATCGTCTCCATCCCGGGTGCCCGGCTGATCCCGAAGAACGAGTTCCTCATGGGAACCGCCCTGGAGGGCCTGCCGCAGGACAAGAAGATCGTCCTGAACTGCAAGACGGGTGTCCGCAGTGCGGAAGTCCTCGCCGTGCTGAAGTCCGCGGGCTTCTCGGACGCCGTGCACGTCGGCGGCGGCGTGATCGGCTGGGTCAACCAGATCGAACCGAGCAAGCCGGTCTACTGAGCCGTACTCCGGGCGACCGGACCGGCAGCACGAGCCCATGGCCCCCGCCCACGGCGGGCGCCATGGGCTCGTGCCGTTCCACCCGGCCGCCCGTCCCGCGGTCCAGCCCGCCGTCCGCCCTGCTGACCGCCCGGCCGACCGGGCGATCAGGAGCAGACCGTGCCGTCCCTCGGCACCGTGCCGTCCAGCAGATAGGCGTCGACCGTCGAGTCCACGCAGTCGCTGCCACTGCCGTACGCGCCGTGGCCCTCGCCCTTCCAGGTCAGCTCCACGCCGACGCCCTTGCCGAGTCCGTCCGCCATCTTGCGGGCGCCCTCGTACGGGGTCGCCGGGTCGCCGGTGTTGCCGACCACGAGGATCGGCGCCGCGCCCGGCGCATCGACCCGCGGGGTGTCGTACTGCCCGGCCACCGGCCAGTCGTGGCACCAGCCCGCCGTGTCCCAGCTCATGAAGGCACCGAACACCGGGGAGATCCGCTCGAACTCGGGCAGCCGCCGCTTCGCCTCCTCCGGCGTGGGCCGCTGCCTGTCGTCCAGGCACGATATGACCCGTTGCGCATGGGTCGTCGTGCCGTAGTGCCCCGAGGCGTCGCGGTCGTTGTAGGAGTCGGCCGACGCCAGCAGCCCCGTCCCGTCGCCGCGCCGCGCGGCGGCGAGGGCAGCGGTCAGTCTCGGCCAGCTGTCCCTGCTGTACAGCGGCAGGACGATGCCGGTCAGGGCGAGCGTCTGCGTCAGCTTGCGTCCCGACGCGGTGGGCAGCGGCTTCGCGTCGATCCGCGCCAGCAGGTCCGCGATCTGGCGTGAGCCGTTCGCGGGGTCCTGGCCGGTGGACTTCAGATAGTCGTCCAGCGCCCGCTGGAAGCCCCGGGTCTGGTTCAGCGCGTGGCCCACCGTGTCGGCCGTCGGGTCGACCACCGCGTCCAGCACGAGCCGGCCGACGTGCCCGGGGAACAGATGGGCGTAGACGCCGCCCAGCTCGGTGCCGTAGGAGATGCCGAAATAGTGCATTTGGCGGTCGCCGAGGACCTGCCGCATCAGGTCCATGTCGCGGGCCGTGTCGGTCGTCGAGACATGCGCGAGGAGCTTTCCGGCGGCCTTGGCGCAGCCCCGGGCGAAGTCGGCCGCGTCCCGCAGGTACGCCTGTTCCTCCGCCGGGGTGTCGGGCGTCGTGTCGATGGCCTCGGCGGCCTGGATCCCGCGGTCGTCGCGGCAGCGGACGCCCTCGCTGGCGCCGACTCCGCGCGGGTCCCAGCTCACCAGGTCGTACCGCTGGCGGAGGGCGCTCACCGTGGAGGCGTACGCCGGGAGCGTCTGCACGCCCGAGCCGCCGGGGCCGCCGAAGTTGAACAGCAGGGAGCCGGTGCGCTCGCCGGTGGCCCCGGCGCGGATCAGGGCGAGGCCGATGGTCTCGCCGCCGGGGCGGGACCAGTCCAGCGGCGCCCTGAGTGTGGCGCACTGCCAGTCGCGGCCCGGCGCCGGGGAGCCGGCGGCGGCCCCGCAGCGGCCCCAGGCGAGTTGCTGGGACGTCAGGGAGGCGGGCAGCGCCGAGGAGTCCCCGGCCGCGCCCGGCGACGGGGCCGCGCCCGGCGGTGACGCGGTGCCCGGTGACGAGGCGCCGGCCGACGGATCCGACCGCCCCTTGCCCGTGTCCCCGCCCGTGCCGTCCGGTCCGCCGCACCCGGCCAGCAGCGCCGTGGCGGCGACCGCCGCCGCCCACCGTGCCAGACGTCCCATGCCGCATCCCCCCTCATGCGCACCCATGCGCTCCCACGCACTCCCGCGGATCGGCCCGCGGGAAGCAGTCAGGCCATGGTAGGCGGATCGCGATCAACCGGGGGAAGCCTGTGGATAACGCCCTGACCTGGGGATTTTTGGCCTGGAGGTCCAGGGTTCTCTGGGCCGGGGCCGGGGCCGGGGGCTAGGCGCAGACCGTTCCGGCCGCCGGTACCCTGCCGTCGAGCAGGTAGCCGTTCACCGCGCTCTGCACGCACTTGTCGCCGCTGTTGTAGGCGCCGTGGCCCTGGCCCTTGTAGGTCAGTTCCACGCCGACGCCCCGCCCCAGCGCCTCCACCATCTTCCGCGCGCCCTCGTACGGCGTGGCCGGGTCGCCGGTGTTGCCCACGACCAGGATCGGCGTCGAGCCGGGCGCGCTCACGTCCGGGTGGTCGGCCGCGCCGGGCACCGGCCAGTCGGCGCAACTGAGCATGCCCCAGGCCAGGAAGTCCCCGAACAGCGGGGAGGCGGCCCGGAACTCGGGCAGCTTGCGCTGCACGTACGCCGTGTCGTAGCGCTGTTTCTCGTCGGAGCAGTTGATGGCCACGTTCGCGGCGGTGAGATTGCTGTACTCGCCGTTCTCGGTGCGGCCGTTCATCGCGTCGGACAGCAGCATGAGGATCCTGCCGTCACCGGCGTAGGCCTGCTCCAGGGCCTCGGTGAGCGGCCCCCACAGGTCCTTGGAGTACAGGGCCTGGGCGATGCCGTTGGTCGCGGCCGTCTGGGTCAGCAGCCGGGGGAAGATGCCGGGGATCGGCTTGGCGTCGAGGTTCTTGAGCAGGGCGGCGACGCGGTTCTCGACGTCCTGGGCGGTGGTGCCGATGGGGCACTTGGACTTCGTGACGCAGTCGTGCGCGAAGTTGTCCATGGCCAGCTGGAACCCCTTGGCCTGCCCGAGCGAACTCTGCTCGGGCGTCTGCGTCGGGTCGACGACCGCGTCGAGGACGGCCCGGCCCACGTGCCCGGGGAAGAGGTGGGCGTAGACGCCGCCCAGTTCGGTGCCGTAGGAGATGCCGAAGTAGTGCAGCCGGGCATCGCCCAGGACCTGCCGCATGAGGTCCATGTCGCGGGCCGCGTCGGTCGTGCGCACATGCGGCAGGACCCGCGCGGAGTTCTTCTCGCACGCCGCGTTGAACTGCTCGGTGTTCTTCAGGAACGTGGCGCGCTCGGCGGCGTCGTCGGGTGTCGCGTCCTGCTGGAAGTACCGGTCGAGCTGGGCGTCGCTCTCGCATCGGACACCCGCGCTGCGCCCCACCCCGCGCGGGTCGAAGCTGACCAGGTCGTATCGCGCGCGCAGGGGGGCGTAGTCCTGCGCGAACGAGGGCAGGGTGCTCACCCCGGAGCCGCCGGGGCCACCGAAGTTGAAGATCAGTGAGCCGATGCGCCGGCCCGGTCCGGCCGCCCGCGCGCGGATCAGCGCGATGCCGATCGTGTCCCCCCGGGGCCTGCTCCAGTCCAGCGGCGCCTTCATGATGGCGCACTGCCAGGTGCCGCCGTCCGGCAGCGGGGAGGGTGCCGTGCCGCCGCCCTCGGACACGGACGGGGCCGGACAGTCCGTCCAGTCCAGCTTCTGGGCGGTCAGGTCCCCGCTCCCGGGACTCTCGTCGCCGCATCCCGCCATCAGAGCGGCCAGCAGCACTGCGGTTGCGGTCAGGGCGGCAGCACGCGGCCCGCGCGGGTTCGGCATGGCTCCATCCTCATGCCGCGGGCGCACTCCCGCGCGGGGCGTGTGCCGTCCGGGGTATGTGCGGCCCACACACCGGAGGAAGTCCTTCCGTGACGGCGGAACCCACTCTTCTCCGGGGCCCCGCCGCACCGCCGCACACCCCTGGGGCCGCGACCCGCCGTATCCCTACAGGGTGCCTTTGCGCGTCATCCCTACAGGGCGCCCTTGCGCGTCAGATGGTTGAAGGCCAGCCACCCCGGCAGCACCGGCAGCCACAGCGTCAGCAGCCGGAACATCAGCACCGCCGGTGCGGCCACCTCCTTGGGCAGCCCCACCGCGATCAGGCCGACGGTGAGCGTGGCCTCGACCGCGCCCACCCCGCCGGGCGTCGGGGCGGCGGAGCCGAGGGCGTTGCCGGCGAGGAAGACCACGGCCACACTC
The sequence above is drawn from the Streptomyces sp. SAT1 genome and encodes:
- the moeZ gene encoding adenylyltransferase/sulfurtransferase MoeZ, translating into MSLPPLVEPAPELTVDEVRRYSRHLIIPDVGMDGQKRLKNAKVLCVGAGGLGSPALMYMAAAGVGTLGIVEFDEVDESNLQRQVIHSQADIGRSKAESARDTVKGINPYVNVVLHQERLEADNVMDIFSQYDLIVDGTDNFATRYLVNDACVLLNKPYVWGSIYRFDGQASVFWSEHGPCYRCLYPEPPPPGMVPSCAEGGVLGVLCASIGSIQVNEAIKLLAGIGEPLVGRLMIYDALEMQYRQVKVRKDPDCAVCGENPTVTELIDYEAFCGVVSEEAQAAAADSTITPKQLKEWIDDGENIEIIDVREPNEFEIVSIPGARLIPKNEFLMGTALEGLPQDKKIVLNCKTGVRSAEVLAVLKSAGFSDAVHVGGGVIGWVNQIEPSKPVY
- a CDS encoding alpha/beta hydrolase is translated as MPNPRGPRAAALTATAVLLAALMAGCGDESPGSGDLTAQKLDWTDCPAPSVSEGGGTAPSPLPDGGTWQCAIMKAPLDWSRPRGDTIGIALIRARAAGPGRRIGSLIFNFGGPGGSGVSTLPSFAQDYAPLRARYDLVSFDPRGVGRSAGVRCESDAQLDRYFQQDATPDDAAERATFLKNTEQFNAACEKNSARVLPHVRTTDAARDMDLMRQVLGDARLHYFGISYGTELGGVYAHLFPGHVGRAVLDAVVDPTQTPEQSSLGQAKGFQLAMDNFAHDCVTKSKCPIGTTAQDVENRVAALLKNLDAKPIPGIFPRLLTQTAATNGIAQALYSKDLWGPLTEALEQAYAGDGRILMLLSDAMNGRTENGEYSNLTAANVAINCSDEKQRYDTAYVQRKLPEFRAASPLFGDFLAWGMLSCADWPVPGAADHPDVSAPGSTPILVVGNTGDPATPYEGARKMVEALGRGVGVELTYKGQGHGAYNSGDKCVQSAVNGYLLDGRVPAAGTVCA
- a CDS encoding alpha/beta hydrolase produces the protein MGRLARWAAAVAATALLAGCGGPDGTGGDTGKGRSDPSAGASSPGTASPPGAAPSPGAAGDSSALPASLTSQQLAWGRCGAAAGSPAPGRDWQCATLRAPLDWSRPGGETIGLALIRAGATGERTGSLLFNFGGPGGSGVQTLPAYASTVSALRQRYDLVSWDPRGVGASEGVRCRDDRGIQAAEAIDTTPDTPAEEQAYLRDAADFARGCAKAAGKLLAHVSTTDTARDMDLMRQVLGDRQMHYFGISYGTELGGVYAHLFPGHVGRLVLDAVVDPTADTVGHALNQTRGFQRALDDYLKSTGQDPANGSRQIADLLARIDAKPLPTASGRKLTQTLALTGIVLPLYSRDSWPRLTAALAAARRGDGTGLLASADSYNDRDASGHYGTTTHAQRVISCLDDRQRPTPEEAKRRLPEFERISPVFGAFMSWDTAGWCHDWPVAGQYDTPRVDAPGAAPILVVGNTGDPATPYEGARKMADGLGKGVGVELTWKGEGHGAYGSGSDCVDSTVDAYLLDGTVPRDGTVCS